CCCTTGTTTTAGGAGTGTGTACATGAGGTGCAGAAGATGGCCATAACAGCCAGTTCATTATGAAAAACAAGGTTCAATGTCTATGAAAAACAAAAGGGGTTTCAGGGAACAGCACCCATCTCATGAAAACTCCCCACAGAACATGGTGGACAGCCCTGCATGCTGCTAAGGCTGTGCAGACACTGCACTGAGGTAGAAAAGGTGTTTTGTTTCACCCCTCATGgctttgcagaagcagcactCACTGCAGACACCCCTCCTGGGATTTGTGATGCTGAAGAGCAGCATTATTTGGAGAGCACAGGACTGCAACCTGCCAGTTTCAAGTTAAGGCCAGAGCTAAATAAACAAGTTGTGAAGGCAGATTCCATTTCAGGTCCTGCATTTTGGTCCAGCATTTATTTCTTATAGCATCTTCCCATTTTCACTGTGGGCATGGGGTGTATGACTTTCCCCTGTATCTAAAGATAGGCCAGGATTTCACAGGACAGGACTGCTTTGCCACTTTCAAATCAAGGTGATTCATGCAGAGGATGGACAGAAAGAACAGATGGCAGCAGAAATACAGCAGAACTCCTTCCACTCTGCCATCAGTCCTCatgcaggggcaggcaggagaggGGGAGCTATTGTCAGGTGATGAGAACAAGGCATCTTGTGATTCAAGTGAATGGGGACTACTCAGCAGCACTTCAGCATTGTGCAGTTTGTGTCTGGGTACATGAACACCTTCCAGTGTGTCTTTTGTCCTTTGGAAATCTGTATTATCCAGAATGAGAGTACCCTAAGTGCAACCTAACCATTAACAGGAAGGTATCTGTAAAGAGACTCCCTGACCTCATCACTGAGCACTGAGGACCTGCCTTAGCATGTCACAGTAATTCACACTGCTTGTTTGCACAGAGATGTGTGTGTCAGTGCCTCTGTGAACTGAGGTGGTATGATCCCAACAGCTGTAAGGCTCCCAGATTCCTCTGCAAGCTGAGAGCTCACTATCTTGACACTGATACCTCTGAGGGAAACAACTTTGTCACAGGTTCAGTGGAAGATCAGAGGACCttgaaaaattatatttaactCCATGTCCatttcagggcacagatttcccCTGCAAAGAAGTAAAAATTTATTAATAAACTGCAATAGTTTCATGTAAGAAACAGGAAAGCAGGAATGCTACTAACCTTGAGAATGTGAAGACCAGTCtcttgcttttttcctcttgaCTGCACATCAATCATCCACCTGACTGTAGGGTTTTACTCTTATGCCTCTTACTAGCATTAATCATATCACTTTACTTGGAATTTATGAACAAGTATTGTTTATTAGCTTAATAAAAGCTCAGATGCATAAAGCTACAAACATCAGGCACCTCAGCACACACTAACACAGGGTTGCCTTTGATTTTAACTTCTTTATGCCACAGAGAAGTTAAGACCATCAGGACTGGAGATCCACACTGGAGATACTCCAATGAACACCAAGACCCACCATGCCATCACCTGCACTGTTTCACTCAGCCAACTTTACAGCTGCTACTGATGGGGCAGCATGGCTCTCACACCATACTTACATCCTCTGTACCTCTGGAACACGTCACAGAGACTTCCTGGGTTTAGAAGTCCTCTTGGCTTCCTTCTCACAAGCACATCAAATGTCTTAGAGCAACACTGCAGAAGAAGGCTGTCCATGCATCTCGACTATACATCACATTTATTTAAACAAGTAAGCAATTTAAAGTCCCTGAGTTACACATCTCCTCCTGACACCATTTCCCCAGAAATGCCTGCTTTCTCCTTCACCAATGACCAGTGTTCTTCCACAGCAGCATGCAGAGGGGATCTCCTGAGGCATGCCACCCTCTTGTGTTCAAAACAAGTTTCACTAGTTCCACCTGGAAGTACCAAGAAAGCATTTTACCAGAGTAGAGACAAACAGCCCTCAGGTGTCTGGGCACACAGGTCTCAACCTCCCTACAGCACTTTGTTGTTGCTGATGCTTGCATTTCAAACAAACCTCAGTTCATTTCACACCAAACAGGGAACTTGCACCAATTAGAAGCAATTGTCAACAGATCATGATAGAGTACCAAAAGCAAAAAGTATCAAATGTAAACAACTTGTAAACATTAGTAACACATCGGTAGATTCAAAGAACATGAATGACCACAGAGACAACTCACAATTCAGAAACAGCCTTTTGTCATGAAGTCTTTATGGCTTGACAGAAAGAAAGTTAGATTTGTTGATGATGTGGTTAGtgcaattttttttatttgagaGGTCAGTTAAGAAGAGTTAAACAGATGAATCCAGTATGACACCTCAGTTTCCAAGTTGTGTTTGAACCTGATCTGAAATATGGCACTGGACTCTCATCTAGAGTCAAGGCATTTGTGAGCtcagaaataaaaccagctatTTGCCCCCCAGGATGTGGGGAGGGCTCTTCAAGGGATAACTCACGTTTCATATAAAACAGAGGAAGGAAAGCTTAACAGCATCACAAGTGCAGCTGTGTGCTTGGCCAGTACCTCTGCAATCCACATATACAGCTTCATCTAATACATAATTTATTTGGAAAAGTGAATGAAGGAAGGAGGAGTAGGCAGACTCATCGAAGAGATGGGTAATGCAGCATTTGAGAACAGTCCACTCCTGGAAATTCAGGCTCCTGCAAAGTAACCTTGGGCTTTTACACGAGGAAAGGCTACAAAGAGCATATTCCCCAACACTGTCTGAATTTAGATCCTCCTATTCTGCTATCTCATGCAAAGCAAGAACAAATATCCAAGCTTCTATCCAAAGCAAAAATCAGTGTCACTTTCCTTGACAGTGATAAGGTGTTTAGAGAGAATTTTTCAAGTAGTGTACATCTTTCTGGAATCAGAATCAAGCTTCATAAACTCACCACATCTTCAGCTGTGATCCGAGCTATCCATTTTCTGATTCCAGAGACACCACTAGGTCTGGCACCACCATTTCCTTACACTTATTGCTTCACAAGCCATATTCATTCCCAGGACACCCAGCTCACCAGAGCACTTGTGCTCTTCCCTTCATTTCTCTTCCCATATGAAGAGCTCCCATTATCCCTAACAGAAGTCAACACATGCTTGCACAGGACAGAGTAGACCTATTAAGGCTACATGGCTGACCAACAGAAATACATGTATGTAACTGAAATTTTCTTCTGTTCAGCAAAGGGCACTGAGTTTTAATTGAGACATTTTCACCTGTGACCCTTACTTCCTCATATCCACCTTCTCCCCCTACCCCCTTTATGTATGGGGAAGACTCACTGTGCTTCCCTGATGCAAAACAAGAAATAGATCACATCAAGTTTGCTCCATACaccaaaaggtaaaaaaaaaaaaacccaaaacaaaccaaaggacAAACTGGTTCACAGTTAACTATAAATAAAAGTGCAGTAAGTGTTCAAGTAGAGTGTAGAGTTTAAGCAAGCTGTACAACCACATTTGGCATAGTCATCTCTTAAAGGCCCTGCGTGGGTCCCTCCCGTTACTGACAGCAGGGGGAAGAGGCTGAACACTGTTAGCTGGTGCTGGATTTACAGGTCCTCGTCCATTGCCTCTCCCACTACCTGCATAAATGTGGCCGTGGTTATACGTGAATGGAAATCCACTTGCTTCAGGTCCAGTTTGTaaaccatttcctaaaaagacagaaaaaacatTATCACGAGTTCCATGGGTTGAAATCACTGATTCCTTACATAACTTAACCAACAGGGAATACATGGAATTTGCAGTAAACACCAAACCCTGAACACCAGAAGGAAAAGCCTCTCTGGCACTGCAAGATCCCAAATTACAGCTCATCTTCCCCTCCCAAACTACTTTCTCTCCATCCCTTTCTCAACTAAAGCAAGAGGGGTCACAACAACAGCTCCATAACACCAGCTACTGAGCATAGGCATTGTGTAGCTATGGCTCCCTCTCAGTTTACACCTGCTCAAAGCCTTGAAGCATTTTCATATTTAAGATTCTATGTTTAAATACAGCACAAAATGATATGGATAAGTCAAATACTGGAGTTCAGATTGCCACCACATCTGTTTTTGTGAGCTAACCAGGCAGGGAAGCCATGGTGTCTAGCAAGACTGAAGTAATTTTTAAAGCCAATGTCTCAGAAGTTTAAAAAAGCAGAATTCCAAGCGCTGCAAAAACTTTTCAAAAGCATCGCAACAATTTAAGATTAGTCAAGACCTCTTATGTGATAAAGACACCCCAAACATTCTAATCTCCTCCTCTCTCCTACAGAAGAAATCCTAAAAACATTTTCAGGAAATGTTCATGTTTACATGCTTAAGGTTCTGGGCCCGGGCTGAATGACTTCTTAGAGCCTAGTACACTTTTTTATACCAAGAACGGAGAACCCTTGAAATAAATTTCTATTCCCATTAAGTGTTTCTCATTTTTTCACTTCTACAAACTGAAAAAAACTTACCCAGTGGCCCAAAAGTACAAGTACCCATACCACTTGATGCAGAAATATTATTCTGTTCACCCTGTGCCTTTagagaaaggtaaaaaaaaaaaaaaaaaaaaaaagacatggatcagagaaagaaaattcacttttttacagaaaggggCTGATTTTGTCCCCTCTGTGATCTTACAGTGGCTCCACATGGAATTTATCTGCTACTTCAACAATTGGCTCATTTCTAGCTATATATCACCGAGTCCCTTTTTCAAGAAGAGTCACATCTGATCACAACCTAGTGTGAAATATTCAGAACAAAGAGCACTTCAGGCCACAAGCCTCAGACAAGTTTAACATACCAGTTTGTTCTGCCCGACGTGCTCCGAGTTGGGTTCACTGTAGTTTGGCACTTCTGAGTACACCATGCAGAACCTGGGAAGAAATTAGGATTATAAGCAAGTTCTAAAGCCATTTTTTAACAGAGTTCTCAACTTCACAATTCACAGAGCATATATTTTTGACATCCCATCACCTAGAAGCAATTAATCCAAACCCCACTGTTCAGAAAATATCTGTAGGTATTAAAAGGCTCTTTGATCCCTTTATAGGCTTGTGGTGAGGCTGCCACATCTTCCTGGTGAGGGCATTTCAATCAAGCAGAGGCAAGCATTCATTTAATCAAGGAGGTAAACTGGCCTAAATAAAACAAAAGGTGATGAAAGGGCTCCCTTTGTCTCTCTTCCAGCTGCATAATCTTGTCCAGCACCCACTCACAAGGTCACCCAAGGCACTGAGTCACCCAGCCTGCTCCCAGACAGGGACTGCATTACACCTCTAGAGAAAACTCACTCCCACACACTCCCATACTATGCAGGGCCCCATTAACAATAATAGCACAGAGGAGCCCAAAACAGGCAATGAAACTGGAATGAAAAGGATGTTCTTGTCCTTTTCCACTCAAGGGGACCATGGCAGAACAGGCCCATCAACTCACaacatggaaattatggcagagAGGAAGAAAGATCTGGATCATTACACTGTTTGGAATGGTTAAACACAAGTGGAGCTCCCACCTGCTGCTGGGAGGTACAACTCAGATAAGGACTCTCATCACTCCAGCCTGCTGGGGAGCAAGTCAGCTGAGTAACACTTCTGAGGTAATGGATTTTGTACAAGACAATCTGTAGATTTTTTTTGTGGAAATCCCTCTGAACACTAGGCATTTCTGAGCCATACAGGAGGATATGCAGCAACCCCAGAGCCCCACTTCCCAGATGACTGCAGGGTTTCCCACAGCACTTTGTGCAACAGAGGAAGTTCTCTTCTGCTTAGAAAAGGTTGCTATTTTTTCTATTGCTCAAGAATGTTACTCATGTTTGCTCTTGGGCAGGAGCTGTTGCCCCAGTCTGTGGGCAGTTTAAAACAGGTTTATTGAGGCCTGTTTCTGCTTGGATATGATTCACTGCAGTGACCTTGCTCTTCCTTCTCTGCACTGCCTGGCCCTCAACGatgacacacacacaaaaggtTCCCACCAAAACAAAGTGGTTAATCAAGATAAGgcccaggtaagcaaagcagattgccatttatacatttcctcctcctagacctgtgccaATGATGGAGGCTGATTTTCCTCAAAGTACCTACAGTCCAGACAGGGCCAGAGGTCATTACATCCACCACCAACTGAGAACACACTTTTGCTGCCCTGAATTCCATTTCCTAAGAGCTACCAGGTCTCATACTTACCATGGCACTCTGCTGAGAGGTATGAACACACAATACTTACTCCCCAATTTTATGCAGCTCCCCTCCTCGTCCTGTGTAAAGCGTCAGGCATCCTTTCCACAGAGATGCGTACCTGGCCAGAAAAAGGAGAAGTGAAGCAGTTTCTTAGTGAATGAGCTGACAGAGGATGTGGAAGGATGCTATCTTCCACAAGTTAACAAGTATTACACACCAGCATGGACCAAAAAAattcccagggaccccaaagtcaCCAACAGCAATTGTTTATAGATCCCCATGTACTACTTCTAGCAAAAGGTACCGGAAGCTCAGCAGACTCCTTTGACAATTCCAGGAAAGCAGCCAATTATTTTGAGATTGAATGCTCTTTGGTTGACTGGAACAACCCCTATGACTTGTCCTGCAGAGAAAAGGCACTTTGCCAAAAGCAGTGTCTGTGTTATATTTGGTGACAACTCTCAGTTCTGCTTTCAGCAGGAGCCAGAAGAATCACCTTTGCTTGCTGGAGAACAGCTACTGCTCCTGGATATGTATGATCAAAAGTGCTTCCATTCTTAATACAGGTCCTTACCAGACTGGGTTTTTTAAAGGCACAAGTTTGGCCACCAAACTTCAAGTGATGTATAGAAACACACTGAAATAGGTTTTTGATTGCAGGAATGTTACCTCACAAAGACAGGGTGAGTGCACTCTATTCTTTATGGTGGCACTTGACTTCAAGCACTGAAATCTGAGCCATACAAAACCTTCTGTGTAATTGTTCCCTTCAGCGAGGACCAGAAACACAGGCACAGTGCAGGGCAGTTAAAAAGAATGTGTGTGTCTTCTAGCACAGGAACAGGGAGCCTCAGCAACTGCACTCAGAGGAGTCACCACTCTGGACAAGTTCCTCACTCCGGCTCTGGAGTGTATCTCTGGAACAGAGATAACAAACCTTCCTCCTGCCCTTTGCCTTATCTGCTGAGACTGGGAGACATCCggccacaggcagggccctgAGGAGGCACCAGggaggagccaggctggcaggaggggacagcactgccagggcagtgATAACCTGCTCTGCACTTCAGCAGGAAAGCACAGGCGCTGTAAGTGCGGATACCATCTGGGGAGCTTTCCATCCAGAACAAGGATTAGTGTTCTGCACTTCACAGATTCACTTTAAAGACTCCCTCACTGCTCAACCTTTAATAACCAGCTAGGCAGGCAGTCTTGTggcagaaaacaaaggaaaagagctACCAAACAATAAATGTAAGTCAAACATATATTTACTGGGAAAAGACCCAGCAAACCACGCGACTAACAATCTCCAGCACAAAGTTATTCCATGTATGCAAGCACTGGTTTTTATCTCAAAAAGAGCTGGCCATAAAGCACTAAACTCCAGCAATAATTTTTAATTCAGAAATATTAAGTGCAACAGCTTCCTGTAAATGGGTTCACTAACTTACAGAAGAAAGCAACAGTGTCTGCTTTTGCAGAGGAATGCATGTGCAGCCTGAAATTCAGcaaggggcaaaaaaaaaaaaagcatgttcACTCATGGTGCCTGTGTAGCTTTTCTGCTTGAATCAGAGGACATCCTGCACTATGAGGCCACATTAGCCTACAGAGCTGAAATGTACCTGCCTTGCAATGGCAACAGCACACACTCAGTTCTATTTAAATTTAACATTGTATTTGGAGAGCCCTGTATGCCAGTTTTCTGAAGATGAGAGCCCAACCAGAATGGATTTAGCTTTTGCCATTTCACTCCCTCCGCAGTCCTAAGGGAGCATGCAATTCATGTAAATGAAGGCATGACTTTGCCACCCACCAGAAACAGCGATGTCAGCTCATAAATTCAATACATACAAGCCAAGCTCAGTTTTTTAGATTAAAGGATGCCATGACTCGTTGCACAGAAACACCAGAGCAGTTACAGTAAGCCAGCCACAGAAGGGAGTACAGTGATACAGCTGAACAGTATCGCTCTTAATTTGTTTCAATGTCATCTACACACGGGGCTTTGTGCTGGCCTGGAGCTCTGGTTTAGTTCCACCCATCCCTGAGCTCCACGTGCTCTCCACGCAAGCAGCCTTCCCCAGAACAACCTCTGCTGAGGAGTCAGCCCATTTCGTGTAAAGGACATTTGCATAGGAGGAAGCAGCTGTAGTTTTGGTGGCAAGGGTCATGCAATTCCAGTCCAGAACTGAGAATTACACTCAAACAACTAAAGAGCAGCTCAGTTAGCAGCCTGAGTTGCCTTTCACCTACTTTTTGATAAAAACAAATTAACAGGACCTTACACACACTGCAGATCCTGGAATGCCGTAGGCCAAAGGATCAGTGGAATGGATTTCTAAAAGTGCAACCTAACTGACATGATGAAGAACTCAAATGAAAACTTACTATGACTTTGCTAGTGACAATTTAAGTGACACGCAAGAGGATTTTCAGATTGACTCTAGCATTCTCACATTAAGTTTGGGGGgtgggtttgtttctttttttaattaaatgaccTCTGAGGAACTATTTGCACTGAAACAAATTAACACATTCTACAGTGTAGCCCTAGAATGAATTTTTATAGTGAAACTGAAAAGGTTCTCCTCTGCCTGTCACTTTTGTTACGTCATTCCAATGAAAAGCAACTTTTCTGCGTGATATGTAATCAACCTCACCTTTCATTACGGAGCTGACTGCCAAAGCAAAGAACTAGCTGCGAAAATAAGAACATGCTTTGGACTTCCCCTGCTTGATTTACAGGCCAGGACTGACTGTTgcattcccccctgcccctgAAGTATTTTCCTCGGGAGCTTTTTAAAGCCAACACAAATCTcctcaccaccaccacctccttATTACAAACCCAAGCCCCTCCTAGCCTGCACACTCACGCTAGGCATGTTCCGGCCTGGGAAAGAAAGGTGGGTTTAATTTGGCAAGTGACCTTAGGGCGCTGGCTCGGTCACAGGGAGCGGGTCGGAGGCGGCGGCCGTGTCCCCCGTGGCCCTGGAGGGGCCCCGCGGGTGACAAAGGgcagcgcggcccggccccgTACGCACCCTTTGGTCAGGCGGATGATGTCCCCCGGCTGGATGAGGCCGCCGATCTCGTCCCACACGCAGATGGTGATGCTGCCCGTCTTGTCCGCCACCTTGCAGGACCTCACCTCGTGCCCGTCCTTGGTCTTGGTGACTCGCCCTGCGGGGAGAAGCGCGGCTCAGGGGGGGCACGGCGCCGCCGGCCCCCCCGCCCGCCGTGACACGCGTGGGCGGCCCGGGGGTGGGGCGTGCCGGGCGCCACTTACCGATCTCCAGCACAATAAAGATGACATTTAAGTTTTTCAGTCCGGGTTTTATGTCTTTTATAAGGAAATACGTGTCGCTCGCCGCGCTCATGCTGCGGCCGGCGCGGGGGTGAGGGCTAGCGGGGCGGGCCGAGCCCGCATCCCGCGGGGGAGCAGAAGCagcgcggggc
The sequence above is a segment of the Melospiza melodia melodia isolate bMelMel2 chromosome 8, bMelMel2.pri, whole genome shotgun sequence genome. Coding sequences within it:
- the NABP1 gene encoding SOSS complex subunit B2, with amino-acid sequence MSAASDTYFLIKDIKPGLKNLNVIFIVLEIGRVTKTKDGHEVRSCKVADKTGSITICVWDEIGGLIQPGDIIRLTKGYASLWKGCLTLYTGRGGELHKIGEFCMVYSEVPNYSEPNSEHVGQNKLAQGEQNNISASSGMGTCTFGPLGNGLQTGPEASGFPFTYNHGHIYAGSGRGNGRGPVNPAPANSVQPLPPAVSNGRDPRRAFKR